The Mesobacillus jeotgali genome window below encodes:
- the pgmB gene encoding beta-phosphoglucomutase — protein MTRPLKAFIFDLDGVITDTAEYHFLAWKALAEDLGITFTREDNEELKGVSRMDSLEKILELGGRTGDFSAVEKEALAEKKNEHYLTLIQDITPADLLPAIKELIADIKAKGLKLGLASASKNAFTVMDSLGMKSEFDIIVDAKTVVNGKPHPEVFLRAAEMLGVEPEACIGVEDAAAGVQAIKSAGMFAVAVGPKESFENADLVYASTAELSFDKILEVYNG, from the coding sequence ATGACTAGACCACTAAAAGCATTCATTTTCGACCTTGATGGGGTCATTACAGATACAGCGGAATACCACTTTTTGGCGTGGAAAGCCCTGGCAGAGGATTTGGGCATTACTTTTACCCGCGAAGATAACGAGGAGCTGAAAGGTGTGTCCCGGATGGATTCTCTCGAGAAAATCCTTGAGCTTGGCGGCCGTACCGGGGATTTTTCAGCTGTAGAAAAAGAAGCATTGGCTGAGAAGAAGAATGAGCACTACCTGACATTGATCCAAGATATCACGCCTGCTGACTTGCTTCCGGCTATCAAGGAATTGATTGCAGATATTAAGGCAAAAGGTCTTAAGCTGGGCCTTGCGTCAGCTAGCAAAAACGCGTTTACCGTAATGGACTCGCTAGGAATGAAGTCCGAGTTTGATATCATCGTTGATGCAAAAACCGTCGTGAACGGCAAGCCGCATCCGGAAGTATTCCTGCGCGCAGCAGAAATGCTTGGTGTTGAGCCAGAAGCATGCATTGGTGTCGAGGATGCAGCTGCAGGCGTCCAGGCGATCAAATCAGCGGGAATGTTCGCTGTTGCTGTTGGCCCAAAGGAAAGCTTCGAGAATGCTGATCTCGTCTATGCTAGCACTGCTGAGCTTTCGTTTGATAAGATTTTAGAAGTGTATAATGGCTAA
- a CDS encoding FAD-dependent oxidoreductase, translated as MNDYTSKLPRFPEPYWRKTAELPSFPKLQENMNVDVAVIGGGITGLTSAYLLAKAGVKVAVIEAGSILNGTTGHTTAKVTAQHGLIYDELISHFGEEKARLYYQANYDAMQFVKNLVKEQQIDCDFTEEDAYIYTNSDKEMEKLLKEFKAYEKLGVAGSEYVSEVPIPVEALAAVVMRNQAQFHPLKFLKHLVERFTEMGGQIYENTTAVDMEEGSEPVVTTRDGHKVHCNQIIISTHFPFYDLKGFYFSRMQVNRSYVLAVKTEKEFPGGMYINAETPSRSLRYTDWNGEKLVLFGGDSHITGQDDNTHQYYEALEAFAAQTFGVKEIPFRWSAQDPTTLDKIPFVGKYSSSTDNIFVATGYRKWGMSNGINAALLMSDLVLRKDNPYVDLFEPQRFHAKPDVATFVADNALVAKELVKGKLDRPSTNPESLVNEEGAVITVNGKRAGAYRDENGHLHVVDTTCTHMGCELNWNNGERTWDCPCHGSRFSYKGDVVEGPAELPLKKVDLE; from the coding sequence ATGAACGATTATACTTCAAAACTGCCCCGGTTTCCTGAACCTTACTGGCGAAAAACCGCTGAGTTGCCTTCATTTCCAAAGCTGCAGGAGAATATGAATGTCGATGTCGCTGTCATTGGCGGCGGGATCACTGGATTGACTTCTGCCTACCTATTGGCGAAGGCTGGAGTGAAAGTGGCCGTAATTGAGGCAGGCAGCATATTGAATGGAACAACAGGACATACAACAGCCAAGGTGACTGCACAGCACGGCCTCATTTATGACGAGCTGATCAGCCACTTTGGTGAGGAAAAGGCACGGCTATACTATCAGGCCAACTATGATGCGATGCAATTTGTTAAAAATCTCGTAAAAGAACAGCAGATTGATTGCGATTTTACCGAAGAAGACGCTTATATATACACCAATTCAGACAAGGAAATGGAAAAGCTTTTAAAGGAATTCAAGGCCTATGAGAAGTTGGGCGTCGCAGGAAGTGAGTATGTATCAGAGGTCCCGATTCCAGTTGAGGCATTGGCAGCCGTCGTCATGAGGAACCAGGCCCAGTTCCACCCGCTAAAATTTTTAAAACATCTGGTAGAGCGTTTTACCGAAATGGGCGGCCAGATATATGAAAATACAACCGCAGTCGATATGGAAGAAGGCTCTGAGCCTGTCGTCACGACCAGAGACGGTCACAAGGTACACTGCAATCAGATCATCATTAGCACGCACTTCCCATTCTACGATTTAAAAGGGTTCTATTTTTCAAGGATGCAGGTCAATCGTTCTTATGTGCTTGCCGTAAAAACAGAGAAGGAATTCCCTGGCGGCATGTACATCAATGCAGAGACACCGTCACGATCCCTGCGATATACAGACTGGAATGGCGAAAAACTGGTACTGTTTGGCGGAGACAGCCATATCACCGGACAGGATGATAATACGCACCAGTATTATGAGGCACTCGAGGCATTTGCAGCTCAGACCTTCGGCGTAAAAGAAATTCCATTCCGTTGGAGCGCGCAGGATCCGACTACCCTGGATAAAATTCCTTTTGTCGGCAAATACTCATCAAGCACAGATAACATCTTTGTTGCAACTGGCTACAGAAAATGGGGGATGAGCAATGGCATCAATGCTGCTCTGCTGATGTCCGATCTTGTTCTCAGAAAAGACAATCCGTATGTAGACCTATTCGAGCCGCAAAGATTCCATGCAAAACCAGATGTGGCGACATTCGTTGCTGATAATGCGCTGGTCGCGAAAGAATTGGTCAAAGGGAAACTGGACCGGCCTTCGACCAATCCAGAGAGCCTCGTTAATGAAGAAGGTGCTGTCATAACAGTGAACGGCAAACGAGCTGGAGCATATCGAGATGAAAACGGCCATCTGCACGTAGTCGATACCACCTGTACCCACATGGGCTGCGAGCTTAACTGGAATAACGGCGAACGCACATGGGACTGCCCATGCCATGGCTCCCGTTTCTCCTACAAAGGAGATGTCGTTGAAGGCCCTGCCGAACTGCCGCTGAAAAAAGTTGATCTAGAATAA
- a CDS encoding choice-of-anchor J domain-containing protein, which produces MKSKILSILTTGALALSLVAPAVAVPEADAATTAKWDIERYGDRVDIDSRLDQLSKDEDFLKKAEQSIKEQAKGIQFDENAGSESGSANSTFSYDGGTKKFLNRNLKFKDFTLRSVGENVEIWVANDLGFKAGDPRPAHVVTQEQVDKLRAEFDSNIYPKATEFFGTPDVHDGSNSPLPGMVGLPDGYYEGSDKIIMLVDNIQDDNYNDPNYPFFVAGFYWQTLENYMDRNIITIDTNSWETRLESTFFGTTIHELQHLIHADNDSAEETWINEGMSTFSEYLGGYGHDDRSINFYLDHPENSLVNWDDHRSAATGPETIADYGQVYLFTLYMNDKYGKEFIRDLATSDVIGIDGVNKTLAKHGYTEDFTQVYQNFITALALDSNQPGEGVYNFDSIDLRDLAVDNEGTKRGYTVDYEGALQFEKDGVPAWGGDFKELEFQDKIDGISFDGIDFLPTFWKSVADPTDDTNKVLWGNQGDEADNTLIFEADLSNVADATLNFDHYLDIEEHWDFGVVQVSTDGGQTWASLENENTTSDVVEEGYPKIKENVPGFTGNVKEWSNESFDLSEYAGQKVLVSFRYLTDWGHNDTGWFIDNVSIPEIGFSQDGSSTEAFTSMNEILGKYVEYTVTFINEKQAAGKKPVYKVVTVDPFNVTDEDALQLRQLFKDGKNYMITSYAAPADDKNPVDFSYEVQLSEKKGKK; this is translated from the coding sequence ATGAAATCGAAAATACTATCAATCTTAACAACAGGAGCTTTGGCCCTTTCTCTGGTTGCACCCGCAGTGGCTGTACCAGAAGCAGATGCTGCGACAACAGCAAAATGGGATATTGAAAGATATGGGGACAGGGTGGACATTGACAGCCGTCTTGACCAGCTTTCCAAGGATGAAGACTTCCTAAAGAAGGCGGAGCAATCCATTAAGGAACAGGCGAAGGGCATCCAGTTCGATGAAAATGCAGGGAGTGAAAGCGGCTCAGCAAATAGTACTTTTAGTTACGATGGGGGAACGAAGAAATTTTTGAACAGGAACTTGAAGTTCAAAGATTTCACGCTTCGCAGTGTCGGTGAAAACGTAGAAATCTGGGTTGCTAATGATTTAGGCTTCAAAGCAGGTGATCCAAGACCGGCACACGTCGTTACACAAGAGCAAGTGGACAAGCTTCGCGCTGAGTTTGACAGCAATATATATCCAAAGGCTACTGAGTTCTTTGGTACACCTGACGTTCACGATGGATCAAATTCTCCTCTTCCAGGCATGGTAGGCCTGCCTGATGGCTACTATGAAGGCAGTGATAAAATCATCATGCTGGTAGACAACATCCAGGATGATAACTATAATGATCCAAACTATCCATTCTTTGTTGCAGGCTTCTACTGGCAGACGCTAGAAAATTACATGGACCGCAATATCATTACAATTGATACAAACAGCTGGGAAACCCGCCTGGAAAGCACGTTCTTTGGTACAACAATCCATGAACTGCAGCACTTGATCCATGCGGATAATGACTCGGCTGAAGAAACATGGATCAATGAAGGAATGTCCACTTTCTCTGAATATCTTGGCGGATACGGACATGATGACCGTTCCATCAACTTCTATCTTGACCACCCGGAGAATTCCCTTGTGAACTGGGATGACCACCGTTCAGCAGCAACTGGGCCAGAAACGATTGCGGATTACGGGCAAGTTTATCTATTCACACTTTATATGAATGACAAATATGGCAAAGAGTTCATCCGTGACCTTGCTACGAGTGATGTTATCGGCATTGACGGCGTGAACAAGACGCTTGCGAAGCATGGTTATACAGAAGACTTCACACAGGTATACCAGAATTTCATTACAGCACTCGCACTAGACAGCAACCAGCCTGGCGAAGGTGTCTATAACTTTGACAGCATCGATCTACGTGACCTTGCTGTAGACAACGAAGGCACGAAGCGTGGCTATACAGTTGATTATGAAGGTGCCCTTCAATTTGAAAAAGACGGCGTTCCAGCTTGGGGCGGTGATTTCAAAGAACTCGAATTCCAGGATAAAATTGATGGCATTTCTTTCGATGGCATCGACTTCCTGCCAACATTTTGGAAATCAGTAGCCGATCCGACAGATGATACGAATAAGGTGCTTTGGGGCAACCAAGGTGATGAGGCGGACAATACATTGATCTTCGAAGCAGATCTATCCAATGTCGCTGACGCTACATTGAACTTTGATCATTACCTTGATATCGAAGAGCATTGGGATTTTGGTGTTGTCCAGGTGTCAACAGATGGAGGACAGACATGGGCAAGCCTTGAGAATGAAAATACTACATCGGATGTAGTCGAAGAGGGCTACCCTAAGATCAAGGAAAACGTACCAGGGTTTACTGGTAATGTAAAAGAATGGTCGAATGAAAGTTTCGATTTAAGCGAATATGCAGGACAAAAGGTACTTGTATCTTTCCGTTATCTGACTGACTGGGGCCATAATGACACTGGCTGGTTCATTGACAATGTTTCCATCCCCGAAATCGGCTTTAGCCAGGACGGTTCATCTACTGAGGCCTTCACTTCAATGAACGAGATTCTGGGCAAATACGTAGAGTATACTGTGACCTTCATCAATGAAAAGCAAGCTGCTGGCAAAAAGCCTGTTTACAAGGTTGTGACGGTTGATCCGTTCAATGTAACCGATGAGGATGCCCTTCAGCTAAGACAGCTGTTCAAGGACGGCAAGAATTACATGATCACAAGCTATGCGGCACCTGCAGATGATAAGAATCCAGTAGACTTCAGCTATGAAGTTCAATTAAGTGAGAAAAAAGGGAAGAAATAA
- a CDS encoding cytochrome-c oxidase — MSIRFFRIAAVYFVIAIILGIIMGIAHDFTLTSVHAHLNLLGWVSMALFGMIYHFYPEAGNSKLASTHFWLHNIGVPVMQGGIALSILIGGVIFTVFAIIASLLVVLGGILFMVNVFKHVKA, encoded by the coding sequence TTGAGCATACGTTTTTTCAGAATCGCTGCGGTCTATTTTGTCATTGCCATTATTTTAGGAATCATTATGGGAATCGCTCATGATTTCACACTGACTTCGGTACATGCCCACTTAAACCTGCTTGGATGGGTATCCATGGCTCTTTTCGGAATGATTTATCATTTTTATCCTGAAGCCGGGAACAGCAAGCTTGCCAGCACCCATTTCTGGCTGCATAACATCGGGGTTCCGGTCATGCAGGGCGGCATAGCATTATCCATTTTGATAGGAGGTGTCATATTTACCGTCTTTGCCATCATTGCCTCACTGCTTGTTGTCCTGGGAGGAATTCTCTTTATGGTAAATGTGTTTAAGCATGTTAAGGCATAA
- a CDS encoding glycoside hydrolase family 65 protein — MKRLFGIDSWKIVETDLHKEDFRLAESIMSLGNGHMGMRGNFEETYTGDFHRGSYIAGVWFPDKTRVGWWKNGYPHYFGKVINSTNFIGIKVFVDGEELDLHNAEVSDYYRELDMQHGVLTRRFTVSQDGKETEVEAVRFLSVADKELAAIKYSVTAKNYNGNVTFVPYLDGDVRNEDSNYDEDFWYEVSREASEYNGSLVMKTKDNPFGTPTFQVATTMQTVVEGSVAKVEVNEKEEYVENVIEVKAEQGQSVTLYKYVAVTTDRDYEAGELVSKGREVLARSIVKGFDELLEEHRNGWLSRWDIADVEIAGDDEAQQGIRFNLFQLFSTYYGEDSRLNIGPKGFTGEKYGGATYWDTEAYAIPLYLSTAESEVARNLLIYRHNQLDGAYHNAKQQGLKGALYPMVTFTGVECHNEWEITFEEIHRNGAIAYAIYNYVNYTGDKDYLHEYGIDVLAGISRFWADRVHYSKSKNVYMMHGVTGPNEYENNVNNNWYTNRIAVWTLRYTLEVIEFLKQNGHENRLAGLEFSDDELAKWQDIIEKMYFPYDEEKGVFVQHDTFLDKDLMTVNELSAEDRPINQNWSWDKILRSCFIKQADVLQGLYFFNHEFTEEEKRRNFEFYEPMTVHESSLSPSIHAVLAAELGMEEKAYEMYNRTARLDLDNYNNDTEDGLHITSMTGAWLAIVQGFAGMRTAEGTLSFAPFIPKAWNQYSFNIIYRDHYIKVEVNQENVILTQQGPELAMKLYGEDVTIPAEGELSVKLK; from the coding sequence ATGAAAAGATTATTTGGAATTGATAGCTGGAAGATCGTTGAAACGGACTTGCATAAAGAAGATTTCCGGCTTGCCGAAAGCATCATGAGCCTGGGAAATGGCCATATGGGCATGCGCGGAAACTTTGAAGAAACATATACTGGAGACTTTCATCGCGGTTCATATATTGCAGGAGTCTGGTTTCCGGACAAAACACGTGTAGGCTGGTGGAAGAATGGCTATCCACACTATTTTGGCAAGGTCATTAACTCGACGAATTTTATTGGCATTAAAGTATTTGTGGATGGAGAGGAACTGGATCTTCACAACGCAGAAGTAAGCGATTACTACCGTGAGCTTGATATGCAGCATGGTGTCTTGACACGCCGTTTTACAGTCAGCCAGGACGGCAAGGAAACAGAAGTGGAAGCTGTAAGATTCCTGTCTGTTGCTGACAAGGAACTGGCTGCGATCAAATATTCAGTGACTGCCAAGAACTATAATGGAAACGTTACCTTTGTTCCTTATCTTGATGGAGATGTTCGTAACGAAGACTCTAACTATGATGAGGACTTCTGGTATGAAGTGAGCAGGGAAGCCTCTGAATACAATGGCAGTCTTGTCATGAAGACGAAGGATAATCCATTTGGGACTCCGACTTTCCAGGTGGCGACAACTATGCAAACGGTTGTCGAAGGCAGTGTGGCTAAAGTTGAAGTCAATGAAAAAGAAGAATATGTAGAAAATGTCATTGAAGTGAAGGCTGAGCAGGGACAATCTGTCACTCTTTACAAGTATGTTGCTGTGACAACAGACCGTGACTATGAAGCTGGCGAGCTTGTTTCCAAAGGTCGCGAAGTGCTTGCGCGTTCGATTGTAAAAGGCTTTGATGAGCTATTGGAAGAACACAGAAACGGCTGGCTGAGCCGCTGGGATATCGCTGATGTTGAGATTGCAGGCGATGATGAAGCACAGCAGGGCATCCGTTTTAACTTGTTCCAGCTATTCTCGACCTATTATGGTGAAGACTCACGCTTGAACATCGGACCTAAAGGTTTTACAGGTGAAAAGTACGGCGGTGCGACATACTGGGATACAGAAGCTTATGCAATCCCGCTATACCTTTCTACTGCAGAATCAGAGGTTGCCCGCAACCTGCTGATCTACCGCCACAACCAGCTGGATGGCGCCTACCATAACGCAAAGCAGCAGGGACTGAAGGGTGCGCTTTACCCAATGGTTACTTTTACAGGCGTCGAGTGTCACAATGAGTGGGAAATCACGTTTGAGGAAATCCACCGAAATGGTGCGATTGCCTACGCGATCTATAACTATGTGAACTACACTGGAGATAAAGATTACCTCCATGAATATGGAATCGATGTGCTTGCCGGCATCTCCCGTTTCTGGGCAGACCGCGTCCACTACAGCAAGTCCAAGAACGTTTACATGATGCATGGCGTAACAGGACCGAATGAATATGAAAACAATGTCAACAACAATTGGTACACAAATCGTATCGCTGTCTGGACATTGCGATACACGCTTGAAGTCATCGAGTTCCTTAAGCAGAATGGCCATGAGAACCGCCTCGCAGGCCTTGAGTTCTCTGACGACGAGCTTGCGAAATGGCAGGATATCATCGAGAAAATGTACTTCCCTTACGATGAAGAAAAAGGTGTTTTCGTCCAGCATGATACATTCCTTGATAAAGACCTGATGACAGTGAATGAGCTTTCAGCTGAAGACCGCCCGATCAACCAGAACTGGTCATGGGATAAAATCCTGCGCAGCTGCTTCATCAAGCAGGCTGACGTCCTGCAGGGTCTATACTTCTTCAACCATGAATTCACAGAAGAAGAGAAGCGCCGCAACTTCGAATTCTATGAGCCAATGACTGTTCATGAGTCATCATTGTCTCCAAGTATCCACGCAGTTCTTGCGGCAGAGCTTGGCATGGAAGAGAAGGCGTACGAAATGTACAACCGCACGGCGCGCCTTGACCTTGATAACTACAATAACGATACAGAAGATGGCCTGCACATCACAAGCATGACAGGTGCATGGCTGGCAATCGTCCAGGGCTTCGCAGGCATGCGCACAGCGGAAGGAACACTGTCATTCGCGCCATTCATCCCGAAAGCATGGAACCAGTACAGCTTCAACATCATCTACCGTGACCACTATATCAAGGTAGAAGTGAATCAGGAAAACGTCATCCTCACGCAGCAAGGACCGGAACTTGCGATGAAGCTTTATGGTGAAGACGTAACAATCCCTGCTGAAGGCGAGCTTTCTGTAAAATTGAAATAA
- the ybaK gene encoding Cys-tRNA(Pro) deacylase produces MAKVKTNAMRILDTQKVPYEILTYDSKDGKIDGVAVAGKIGRDASQVYKTLVAVGASKSLYVFIIPVEAELDLKKGAKEAGEKKVEMLPVKDIQKFTGYIRGGCSPIGMKKNYPTFLDESAQELDTIIVSAGKIGFQVELAPDQLIQVTEGKYADLVTGKRG; encoded by the coding sequence ATGGCTAAGGTTAAAACAAATGCAATGAGGATACTCGACACGCAGAAGGTGCCGTATGAGATCCTTACTTATGACTCGAAGGATGGCAAGATCGATGGCGTTGCTGTTGCAGGAAAAATTGGCCGCGATGCTTCACAGGTCTACAAGACTCTAGTGGCAGTAGGGGCAAGCAAGAGTTTATATGTGTTCATCATTCCGGTCGAAGCCGAGCTCGATCTGAAAAAGGGAGCGAAGGAAGCTGGCGAAAAGAAAGTGGAAATGCTCCCGGTAAAGGATATCCAGAAATTCACCGGCTATATCCGCGGCGGCTGTTCACCCATCGGCATGAAAAAGAACTATCCAACGTTTTTGGATGAAAGCGCCCAGGAGTTAGACACCATCATCGTCAGTGCAGGGAAGATCGGTTTCCAGGTCGAACTGGCACCAGACCAGTTGATCCAGGTGACCGAAGGGAAGTATGCCGACCTGGTTACGGGTAAAAGAGGGTAA
- a CDS encoding NAD(P)/FAD-dependent oxidoreductase, with translation MYDCLIVGGGIAGLQAAIQLGRYDHNVMVLDAGDGRSAICQSYHNILGYPDGVSGPYLREVGRKQAAQYGVEFVIGKAEKAQRIENGYEVQAESGSTYKAKTLLLATGVMDRIPPFPELMPTLGISVYICPDCDGHEVKDKSTIVMGSGNPGANMALTLNYFTNELIYVNHENIEVDEEKMTAMKEKGIKYVEGPIEKVLADGPDFRGVVLANGEELTSERGFMAFGGNEVKSQLAQQLGVELHKNKHVLVDPRTKMTNVENVWAAGDIVAHSEQTTIAMGDGMQASIWIHKTLLADQG, from the coding sequence ATGTATGATTGCCTTATAGTAGGAGGCGGAATTGCCGGGCTGCAGGCAGCGATTCAGCTCGGGCGGTATGATCATAATGTGATGGTTCTTGATGCAGGCGATGGACGGTCGGCGATTTGCCAGAGCTATCATAATATCCTTGGTTATCCAGATGGAGTAAGCGGGCCTTATTTAAGAGAAGTCGGCCGTAAGCAGGCTGCTCAATATGGTGTGGAATTCGTGATTGGCAAGGCTGAGAAAGCCCAGAGGATAGAGAATGGGTACGAAGTCCAGGCGGAGAGCGGCAGCACATACAAGGCGAAGACATTGCTGCTGGCCACTGGTGTTATGGATCGGATTCCTCCATTTCCCGAGTTGATGCCAACGCTTGGAATCAGCGTGTATATCTGTCCTGATTGCGATGGCCATGAAGTGAAAGATAAATCCACCATCGTGATGGGTTCGGGCAATCCTGGTGCGAACATGGCACTGACCCTTAATTATTTCACGAATGAACTCATCTATGTCAATCATGAGAACATAGAAGTGGATGAGGAAAAAATGACAGCTATGAAGGAAAAAGGCATTAAGTATGTTGAAGGGCCGATTGAAAAGGTTCTGGCAGACGGGCCTGACTTCAGGGGAGTTGTGCTAGCGAACGGTGAGGAGCTGACTTCGGAACGCGGCTTCATGGCCTTCGGCGGGAATGAAGTGAAATCACAGCTCGCACAACAGCTCGGCGTCGAGCTTCATAAAAATAAGCATGTACTAGTCGACCCGCGGACAAAAATGACAAATGTCGAGAACGTCTGGGCCGCAGGAGACATAGTCGCTCATTCAGAACAGACCACGATTGCCATGGGTGACGGCATGCAGGCCAGCATCTGGATTCATAAGACACTTTTGGCTGATCAAGGATAA
- a CDS encoding FixH family protein — MKKLIAGFMLLMVLLAGCSSGSDYEINLKEAPKYKAGKTYPVVIEVLQDGKPAAGLDFVAYLEMAKMDHGTIELNFEDKGNGIYESSVELPMGGEWIVNIEGESDGSAFEHVITFEVEKE; from the coding sequence ATGAAAAAATTAATCGCAGGCTTCATGTTGCTGATGGTTCTTTTAGCAGGCTGCAGTTCAGGTTCGGATTATGAGATCAATTTAAAGGAAGCCCCTAAGTATAAGGCCGGCAAAACTTATCCTGTCGTAATCGAGGTTCTCCAGGATGGAAAGCCCGCTGCGGGACTGGATTTCGTTGCCTATCTTGAAATGGCCAAAATGGACCACGGTACCATTGAGCTCAATTTTGAGGATAAAGGAAATGGAATCTATGAATCCAGCGTCGAACTGCCGATGGGCGGAGAATGGATCGTCAATATCGAAGGAGAATCAGACGGATCTGCTTTTGAGCATGTGATTACATTCGAAGTGGAAAAGGAATGA
- a CDS encoding UDP-glucose/GDP-mannose dehydrogenase family protein, giving the protein MEITIFGTGYVGLVTGVCFAEAGYNVTCFDIDERKITALSQGRCPIYEPGLEEMLKRNLENGRLQFTYDSRLASKNADYIFIAVGTPENEDGSANLEFLEDAVDQIGKYLSRDAVIIIKSTVPVGTNQRIYQKLQGIVPDNIQVKVVSNPEFLREGSGILDTFHADRIVIGADDNEAGRAVADLYKPFGRPILQTDVRSAELIKYASNAFLATKISFINEVANLCEHTGANIEDVAKGMGMDVRIGSQFLRAGIGYGGSCFPKDTKALEKLTEDYEYDFKILRSVIEVNSRQKQQLFEKARELFGNLQGKRVAVLGLAFKPHTDDIREAPAVELIARLIEEQADISVYDPAASGNAADLFGSRLYYAENVDAAIKGADIVFIVTEWPQITQYDLERFSLLMREPVIFDGRNCYDLANAESAGLTYVSVGRKAVNVNRNLENSRLRG; this is encoded by the coding sequence ATGGAAATCACAATTTTTGGAACAGGCTATGTTGGCCTTGTTACCGGTGTTTGTTTCGCTGAAGCAGGCTATAATGTCACGTGTTTTGATATAGATGAACGTAAAATCACTGCTCTTTCCCAGGGGAGATGTCCAATTTATGAACCTGGTCTTGAAGAGATGCTCAAAAGGAATCTAGAGAACGGAAGGCTTCAGTTTACATACGATTCTAGATTGGCCAGTAAAAATGCAGATTATATTTTTATCGCTGTCGGGACACCCGAAAATGAGGACGGATCAGCGAACCTTGAATTCCTGGAGGATGCTGTCGATCAGATTGGAAAGTATCTGTCCAGGGATGCAGTCATCATTATAAAAAGTACAGTACCGGTAGGGACTAACCAGAGGATCTATCAGAAGCTTCAGGGAATTGTTCCCGATAATATCCAGGTGAAGGTCGTTTCGAACCCTGAGTTCCTGCGCGAGGGTTCGGGAATTCTTGATACCTTCCATGCAGATCGGATTGTCATCGGGGCAGATGACAATGAGGCGGGCCGTGCGGTGGCTGATTTATATAAACCTTTTGGACGTCCTATCCTGCAGACAGATGTCCGCAGCGCGGAGCTCATCAAGTATGCGTCAAATGCCTTCCTTGCGACGAAAATCAGCTTCATCAATGAAGTGGCCAACTTATGTGAGCACACAGGCGCAAATATTGAAGATGTGGCAAAGGGAATGGGCATGGACGTCCGGATTGGCAGCCAGTTTTTAAGAGCGGGAATTGGCTATGGCGGCTCCTGTTTTCCGAAGGATACGAAGGCACTGGAAAAACTGACGGAAGACTATGAGTATGACTTTAAGATCCTGCGCTCCGTCATCGAAGTGAACAGCAGGCAGAAACAGCAGTTGTTTGAGAAAGCCCGGGAATTGTTTGGAAATCTCCAGGGAAAAAGGGTGGCTGTGTTGGGGCTGGCATTCAAGCCGCACACGGATGACATTCGTGAGGCACCAGCTGTTGAGCTGATAGCCCGGCTGATTGAAGAACAAGCGGACATTTCCGTCTACGATCCGGCTGCTTCCGGCAATGCCGCAGACCTTTTTGGCAGCCGGCTCTATTACGCTGAGAATGTGGATGCTGCGATTAAAGGAGCAGACATCGTCTTCATCGTGACCGAGTGGCCGCAAATCACTCAATATGATTTGGAGCGTTTTTCGCTGCTTATGCGGGAGCCGGTTATTTTTGACGGAAGGAACTGCTATGACTTGGCCAATGCGGAATCAGCTGGCTTAACATATGTTTCTGTTGGCAGGAAAGCTGTTAATGTGAATCGGAATCTCGAGAACTCTAGACTTCGGGGATGA